In Actinomadura citrea, a single window of DNA contains:
- a CDS encoding FtsX-like permease family protein, with amino-acid sequence MGRRGLVLSRIIGDRTLVLAACATALFATTVLAALVGYTGSVTREGLRRTLADATFESVGTTLGTHVPANGLTEVQGQVDGVLKQIYRDVPLAVSMSVRSDSYTLPGQEKSDHPDLTAFGTYTGIEKHARLSEGRWPGAASGPGSGEVEAALPGAAARAMHAGVDDVLTLHGRVDKKSVVKVRVVGLFDVLDPQDYFWQDDKLVTTGVERLDYTSHGPFVVPPQVFAARFTGTGSEARFTVMPDLRGVEPGELGPLGDRVAAGGDTFRKAGDGAQFSVATDLPDLTAQLSTALQVARSTMLIPVIQLVLLGGCAWLLVARLLADHRRGEVALLRTRGLGMRQLARLGLVEGLLIVLPAAVLGPLLAGPLLRLAGHAPAVRDSGLRLDAGPLLPLWTVSVLTALACAVVLTVPTLRGANRTFVEAQAGLGRQGRGGLRGSGTDLALLLVAGLAIWQLTRYGADGAGGDGAPGGGTDGIDPFIVSGPALALLAGGVLLLRFVPAVSRVAERVATRRRGLVAVLGTRQVGRRQLRYTGPVLLLVMAMAVGVLSVTTMATWRRSQTDQADFQSGADLRLSAASREGGPGPLGQAGRFAALPGVSAATGVLRMDADLGTEPATLLGVDAEAIGPLLRVGPGLRNDLRLDELARARPAAQALTVPGEPKRLLFDVRLSHSGPDPEVPPDYVPPLGEGYKFTVTVVDARGLTRQVPLPGVDADGDAHTLALDAAQLAGTDGVPSYPLSIRGVHFGYDDNKISGRLELELRSITGEGTGPAARPAGARWDAFAGPQDLEHPLKPSVTDGEDALATLTIPSSPTLDRKGFYGYATGTAVHAMFGTSTPRSQDVKNTALLPPVAGVITEEMANRAKVGVGGTVTVNTLDGDQPVKVAGIAPALPSVPPGRPGVLVDLPTLTQSRLAVDGSAGDPITPREWWASARGGRTGPAVRDLARHPAWGEVAADRVEARSRLRDAPLGAALQGALVLGFAAALAFAVIAFVVNAAVTAGERYREFAVLRALGVPPRQVAGMLAIEQAYLVVLGLLGGTVLGLVVARLVVPHIVLSVQAAEPYPPADLVVQWPVVLAVLGGVAVVLVLVLAPVIRTLRRRNLGAGLRAGEDR; translated from the coding sequence TCTCGATGAGCGTCCGCAGCGACTCCTACACGCTTCCTGGCCAGGAGAAGAGCGACCACCCCGACCTGACGGCGTTCGGGACCTACACCGGGATCGAGAAGCACGCGCGGCTCAGCGAGGGACGCTGGCCCGGCGCGGCCTCGGGCCCGGGCTCCGGAGAGGTCGAGGCGGCCCTGCCCGGCGCCGCCGCCCGCGCGATGCACGCCGGCGTGGACGACGTCCTCACGCTGCACGGCCGCGTCGACAAGAAGTCGGTCGTGAAGGTGCGCGTCGTCGGGCTGTTCGACGTCCTCGACCCGCAGGACTACTTCTGGCAGGACGACAAGCTCGTCACCACCGGCGTCGAACGGCTCGACTACACGAGCCACGGGCCGTTCGTGGTGCCGCCCCAGGTGTTCGCCGCCCGGTTCACCGGCACCGGCTCCGAGGCCCGTTTCACCGTCATGCCGGACCTGCGCGGCGTCGAGCCCGGCGAGCTCGGCCCCCTCGGCGACCGGGTGGCCGCCGGCGGCGACACCTTCAGGAAGGCCGGCGACGGGGCGCAGTTCAGCGTCGCGACCGACCTGCCCGACCTGACCGCGCAGCTGAGCACCGCGCTCCAGGTGGCGCGGTCCACGATGCTCATCCCGGTGATCCAGCTCGTGCTGCTGGGGGGCTGCGCGTGGCTGCTGGTCGCGCGGCTGCTCGCCGACCACCGGCGCGGCGAGGTCGCGCTGCTGCGCACCCGCGGCCTCGGCATGCGCCAGCTCGCCCGGCTCGGCCTCGTCGAGGGCCTGCTGATCGTGCTGCCCGCCGCGGTGCTCGGCCCGCTGCTGGCCGGCCCGCTGCTGCGCCTGGCCGGGCACGCGCCCGCGGTGCGGGACTCGGGGCTGCGGCTGGACGCCGGGCCGCTCCTGCCGCTGTGGACGGTCTCGGTGCTGACGGCGCTGGCCTGCGCCGTCGTCCTGACGGTCCCGACGCTGCGGGGGGCGAACCGGACGTTCGTGGAGGCCCAGGCCGGTCTCGGGCGGCAGGGCCGCGGCGGCCTGCGCGGCTCGGGCACCGACCTCGCCCTGCTGCTCGTCGCCGGGCTCGCGATCTGGCAGCTCACCCGGTACGGGGCGGACGGCGCGGGCGGCGACGGAGCGCCCGGCGGCGGGACGGACGGCATAGACCCGTTCATCGTGTCCGGCCCGGCCCTGGCCCTCCTCGCCGGCGGGGTGCTCCTGCTCCGCTTCGTGCCGGCCGTCTCCCGCGTGGCCGAGCGGGTCGCGACCCGCAGGCGCGGGCTCGTGGCCGTCCTCGGCACCCGGCAGGTCGGGCGGCGCCAGCTCCGCTACACCGGCCCGGTCCTGCTGCTGGTGATGGCGATGGCCGTCGGGGTGCTGTCGGTCACGACGATGGCGACCTGGCGGCGGTCGCAGACCGACCAGGCCGACTTCCAGAGCGGCGCCGACCTGCGGCTGTCCGCCGCGTCCCGGGAGGGCGGCCCGGGACCGCTCGGGCAGGCCGGACGGTTCGCTGCGTTGCCCGGCGTCTCGGCAGCGACCGGGGTCCTGCGCATGGACGCCGACCTCGGCACCGAACCGGCGACGCTGCTCGGCGTGGACGCCGAGGCGATCGGCCCGCTCCTGCGCGTCGGCCCCGGCCTGCGGAACGACCTGCGCCTGGACGAGCTGGCGCGGGCCCGTCCGGCCGCCCAGGCGCTGACCGTCCCCGGCGAGCCGAAAAGGCTGCTGTTCGACGTGCGCCTCAGCCACTCCGGCCCGGACCCCGAGGTGCCCCCCGACTACGTGCCGCCTCTCGGCGAGGGCTACAAGTTCACGGTGACGGTCGTGGACGCGCGCGGGCTGACTCGGCAGGTGCCCCTCCCCGGCGTCGACGCGGACGGCGACGCGCACACCCTCGCCCTGGACGCCGCCCAGCTCGCCGGGACGGACGGCGTGCCGTCCTACCCCCTGTCGATCCGCGGCGTCCACTTCGGCTACGACGACAACAAGATCTCGGGCAGGCTCGAACTGGAGCTGCGGAGCATCACCGGGGAGGGCACCGGCCCGGCCGCGCGTCCCGCCGGGGCCCGCTGGGACGCCTTCGCCGGACCGCAGGACCTGGAGCACCCGCTCAAGCCGAGCGTCACCGACGGTGAGGACGCCCTGGCGACCCTCACGATCCCGTCGTCGCCCACCCTCGACCGCAAGGGCTTCTACGGCTACGCGACCGGCACGGCCGTCCACGCGATGTTCGGCACGTCCACCCCGCGCTCGCAGGACGTCAAGAACACCGCCCTGCTGCCTCCCGTGGCGGGCGTCATCACCGAGGAGATGGCGAACCGCGCCAAGGTCGGCGTCGGCGGCACCGTCACCGTGAACACCCTCGACGGCGACCAGCCCGTCAAGGTCGCGGGCATCGCCCCCGCGCTGCCGAGCGTGCCGCCCGGCAGGCCGGGCGTCCTGGTCGACCTGCCCACCCTCACCCAGTCCCGGCTCGCCGTGGACGGCTCGGCGGGCGACCCCATCACCCCCCGGGAGTGGTGGGCGTCGGCGCGCGGCGGCCGCACCGGCCCGGCCGTCCGGGACCTGGCCCGGCATCCCGCCTGGGGCGAGGTCGCGGCCGACCGCGTCGAGGCGCGCTCCCGGCTCCGCGACGCCCCGCTGGGCGCGGCGCTCCAGGGCGCCCTCGTGCTCGGCTTCGCCGCGGCGCTGGCGTTCGCCGTCATCGCGTTCGTGGTGAACGCGGCGGTGACCGCGGGCGAGCGGTACCGCGAGTTCGCGGTGCTGCGGGCGCTCGGCGTGCCGCCCCGCCAGGTCGCCGGGATGCTCGCGATCGAGCAGGCCTACCTGGTCGTGCTCGGCCTGCTCGGCGGGACCGTCCTCGGCCTTGTCGTGGCGCGGCTCGTCGTCCCGCACATCGTGCTGAGCGTGCAGGCCGCCGAGCCGTACCCGCCCGCCGACCTGGTCGTCCAATGGCCCGTGGTGCTGGCCGTCCTCGGCGGGGTGGCGGTGGTGCTCGTGCTCGTGCTCGCGCCGGTCATCCGGACTCTGCGGCGCCGGAACCTCGGCGCCGGCCTGCGCGCGGGGGAGGACCGATGA